The following coding sequences lie in one Angustibacter luteus genomic window:
- a CDS encoding GntR family transcriptional regulator produces the protein MVFEDRPLFVQITEQIESAIIDGSLAEEDQVPSTNELAAFHRINPATALKGINRLVADGVLYKRRGIGMFVSAGARDLLRQRRRADFARQYVDPLVAEARRLGLGPDEIKSLLDDAVVGS, from the coding sequence ATGGTGTTCGAGGACCGGCCGCTGTTCGTGCAGATCACCGAGCAGATCGAGTCCGCGATCATCGACGGCAGCCTCGCCGAGGAGGACCAGGTCCCCTCGACGAACGAGCTCGCCGCCTTTCACCGCATCAACCCCGCCACGGCGCTCAAGGGCATCAACCGCCTGGTCGCCGACGGGGTCCTCTACAAGAGACGGGGTATCGGCATGTTCGTCAGCGCAGGGGCGCGCGACCTGCTGCGGCAGCGGCGGCGGGCGGACTTCGCGCGCCAGTACGTCGACCCGCTGGTCGCCGAGGCGCGCAGGCTCGGCCTGGGGCCGGACGAGATCAAGAGCCTGCTGGACGACGCGGTGGTGGGCTCATGA
- the truA gene encoding tRNA pseudouridine(38-40) synthase TruA codes for MSEAETVRLRIDLAYDGTNFSGWAAQPGRRTVEDELSRALTTVLRADQPVRLTVAGRTDAGVHARGQVAHADVAVDAWAALPGRSDRTPEAASVTRLAGVLPSDVVVRAVQVAPPGFDARFAAMRRRYRYRICDGPARLDPLRRVDTVVLKEPLDEQAMHDASQLLLGLQDFAAFCKRRDGATTVRTLLEYSWCRQDDGTLAARVVADAFCHSMVRSLVGAVVPVGQGRRPVEWPAQVLAAGARDAAVAVMPPHGLSLEEVVYPPDDELAVRAEQARAVRTLP; via the coding sequence ATGAGCGAGGCCGAGACCGTGCGCCTGCGGATCGACCTCGCGTACGACGGCACCAACTTCTCCGGGTGGGCGGCCCAGCCCGGGCGGCGCACGGTCGAGGACGAGCTGTCCCGGGCGCTCACCACCGTGCTGCGGGCGGACCAGCCGGTCCGGCTCACGGTGGCCGGTCGCACGGACGCCGGGGTGCACGCACGCGGCCAGGTCGCGCACGCGGACGTCGCCGTCGACGCGTGGGCCGCCCTGCCCGGCCGGTCCGACCGCACGCCCGAGGCGGCGTCTGTGACCCGGCTGGCCGGCGTCCTGCCGTCGGACGTCGTGGTGCGGGCGGTGCAGGTCGCCCCACCCGGCTTCGACGCGCGGTTCGCGGCGATGCGCCGGCGGTACCGCTACCGGATCTGCGACGGGCCGGCGCGGCTGGACCCGCTGCGCCGGGTCGACACGGTCGTGCTGAAGGAGCCGCTGGACGAGCAGGCCATGCACGACGCGTCCCAGCTGCTGCTCGGCCTGCAGGACTTCGCGGCGTTCTGCAAGCGGCGCGACGGCGCCACCACCGTCCGCACCCTGCTCGAGTACTCGTGGTGCCGCCAGGACGACGGGACGCTGGCCGCCCGGGTCGTCGCCGACGCGTTCTGCCACTCGATGGTGCGGTCCCTGGTCGGTGCCGTGGTGCCGGTCGGCCAGGGACGACGTCCGGTCGAGTGGCCCGCGCAGGTGCTGGCCGCCGGCGCCCGGGACGCGGCGGTCGCGGTGATGCCGCCCCACGGCCTGTCGCTGGAGGAGGTCGTCTACCCGCCGGACGACGAGCTCGCCGTCCGCGCGGAGCAGGCGCGCGCCGTCCGCACCCTCCCGTAA
- the rplQ gene encoding 50S ribosomal protein L17 has protein sequence MPTPTKGPRLGGGPAHERLILANLAQALFEHDRITTTQAKAKRLRPLAERLVTFAKRGDLHARRRVLAVISDKSVVHRLFTEIAPDVADRQGGYTRITKIAPRKGDNAPMAVIELVREPLSAKQATVKEAEGATKRAAKKSAAKKSTAKKAAPAAEATEGAAEATEAPYGEGSHAPLADGSAPEGFPIKGNEDSKKYHTEESPWFEQTEAEVWFATQEAAEAAGFEAPGSMPDAEEAAEAETAEESDKDA, from the coding sequence ATGCCCACGCCCACGAAGGGTCCGCGCCTCGGCGGCGGCCCGGCGCACGAGCGGCTCATCCTGGCCAACCTCGCCCAGGCGCTCTTCGAGCACGACCGCATCACGACCACCCAGGCCAAGGCGAAGCGGCTGCGTCCGCTCGCCGAGCGGCTGGTGACCTTCGCCAAGCGCGGTGACCTGCACGCCCGTCGCCGGGTGCTCGCGGTGATCAGCGACAAGAGCGTCGTGCACCGCCTGTTCACCGAGATCGCGCCCGACGTGGCCGACCGCCAGGGTGGCTACACCCGCATCACCAAGATCGCCCCGCGCAAGGGCGACAACGCGCCGATGGCCGTCATCGAGCTCGTCCGCGAGCCGCTGTCCGCCAAGCAGGCCACCGTGAAGGAGGCCGAGGGCGCGACGAAGCGGGCGGCCAAGAAGTCGGCGGCCAAGAAGTCCACGGCGAAGAAGGCGGCTCCGGCGGCAGAGGCCACCGAGGGTGCGGCCGAGGCGACCGAGGCGCCGTACGGCGAGGGCTCGCACGCCCCGCTGGCCGACGGCTCCGCGCCGGAAGGCTTCCCGATCAAGGGCAACGAGGACTCGAAGAAGTACCACACCGAAGAGTCCCCGTGGTTCGAGCAGACCGAGGCCGAGGTGTGGTTCGCCACCCAGGAGGCCGCCGAGGCCGCTGGCTTCGAGGCCCCGGGCTCCATGCCCGACGCCGAGGAGGCCGCTGAGGCCGAGACCGCTGAGGAGTCCGACAAGGACGCCTGA
- a CDS encoding DNA-directed RNA polymerase subunit alpha has product MLIAQRPQLTEDSVDDARSRFVIEPLEPGFGYTLGNSLRRTLLSSIPGAAVTSIRIDGVLHEFSTIPGIKEDVTELILNVKALVVSSEHDEPVVMYLRKQGPGAVTAADIAPPAGVEILNPDLHFATLNAKGKLEMELTVERGRGYVSAAQNKSGDAEIGRIPVDSIYSPVLKVTYKVEATRVEQRTDFDRLVVDVETKSSISPRDAMASAGKTLVELFGLARELNVEAEGIDMGPSPTDAALAADLALPIEELDLTVRSYNCLKREGIHTVGELVGRSEADLLDIRNFGAKSIDEVKAKLVGMGLQLKDSPPGFDPAAAVEAYGADDDAAYAEDEQY; this is encoded by the coding sequence GTGCTGATCGCACAGCGTCCCCAGCTCACCGAGGACAGCGTCGACGACGCCCGCTCGCGGTTCGTCATCGAGCCGCTGGAGCCCGGTTTCGGCTACACCCTCGGCAACTCCCTCCGTCGCACGCTGCTGTCGTCCATCCCGGGCGCGGCCGTGACGAGCATCCGCATCGACGGCGTGCTGCACGAGTTCTCCACGATCCCTGGGATCAAGGAGGACGTCACTGAGCTCATCCTCAACGTGAAGGCGCTGGTCGTCTCCAGCGAGCACGACGAGCCCGTCGTCATGTACCTGCGCAAGCAGGGCCCCGGCGCGGTCACCGCTGCTGACATCGCCCCGCCGGCCGGCGTCGAGATCCTCAACCCGGACCTGCACTTCGCCACGCTGAACGCGAAGGGCAAGCTCGAGATGGAGCTCACCGTCGAGCGTGGCCGCGGCTACGTCTCCGCCGCGCAGAACAAGTCCGGCGACGCCGAGATCGGCCGCATCCCGGTCGACTCGATCTACTCGCCGGTGCTCAAGGTGACCTACAAGGTCGAGGCCACCCGCGTCGAGCAGCGCACCGACTTCGACCGCCTCGTGGTCGACGTCGAGACCAAGTCCAGCATCTCCCCCCGCGACGCCATGGCCTCGGCCGGCAAGACGCTGGTCGAGCTGTTCGGCCTGGCCCGTGAGCTGAACGTCGAGGCCGAGGGCATCGACATGGGTCCGTCGCCGACGGACGCCGCGCTGGCTGCGGACCTCGCGCTGCCGATCGAGGAGCTCGACCTCACGGTCCGCTCCTACAACTGCCTCAAGCGCGAGGGCATCCACACCGTGGGTGAGCTCGTGGGTCGTAGCGAGGCGGACCTGCTCGACATCCGCAACTTCGGCGCCAAGTCGATCGACGAGGTCAAGGCCAAGCTCGTCGGCATGGGGCTGCAGCTCAAGGACAGCCCGCCCGGGTTCGACCCGGCCGCTGCTGTCGAGGCGTACGGCGCGGACGACGACGCGGCCTACGCCGAGGACGAGCAGTACTGA
- the rpsD gene encoding 30S ribosomal protein S4 has translation MARYTGADCKRCRREKTKLFLKGSKCDGPKCPIEIRPYPPGMHGRARTKESEYLLQMREKQKAARMYGVLEKQFRGYYEEAHRSTGKTGENLLRILETRLDNVVYRAGFAKSRDMARQLVRHGHLLVNGVKVDIPSYRVREKDIIEVRQRSHEMTPFVVARAEAGERTVPAWLEAIPTQMRILVHSLPARQVIDTPVQEQLIVELYSKN, from the coding sequence ATGGCGCGTTACACCGGCGCAGACTGCAAGCGCTGCCGTCGCGAGAAGACCAAGCTCTTCCTCAAGGGCTCCAAGTGCGATGGGCCGAAGTGCCCCATCGAGATCCGTCCGTACCCCCCGGGTATGCACGGTCGTGCCCGGACCAAGGAGTCCGAGTACCTGCTCCAGATGCGCGAGAAGCAGAAGGCTGCGCGCATGTACGGCGTCCTCGAGAAGCAGTTCCGCGGCTACTACGAGGAGGCGCACCGTTCCACCGGCAAGACCGGCGAGAACCTGCTGCGCATCCTCGAGACCCGGCTGGACAACGTCGTGTACCGGGCTGGCTTCGCCAAGTCCCGTGACATGGCGCGCCAGCTGGTCCGCCACGGCCACCTGCTCGTGAACGGCGTCAAGGTCGACATCCCGTCGTACCGGGTCCGCGAGAAGGACATCATCGAGGTCCGCCAGCGCTCGCACGAGATGACGCCGTTCGTCGTCGCTCGCGCCGAGGCCGGCGAGCGCACCGTGCCCGCGTGGCTCGAGGCGATTCCGACCCAGATGCGCATCCTCGTTCACTCGCTCCCGGCCCGGCAGGTCATCGACACGCCCGTCCAGGAGCAGCTGATCGTCGAGCTGTACTCGAAGAACTGA
- the rpsK gene encoding 30S ribosomal protein S11, translated as MPPKGRTAAGAKKVRRKEKKNIAHGHAHIKSTFNNTIVSITDPTGAVIAWASAGQVGFKGSRKSTPFAAQMAAEAAARRAMEHGMRKVDVFVKGPGSGRETAIRSLTATGLEVGSIQDVTPVPHNGVRPPKRRRV; from the coding sequence ATGCCTCCCAAGGGCCGTACCGCTGCGGGCGCCAAGAAGGTGCGCCGCAAGGAGAAGAAGAACATCGCCCACGGGCACGCTCACATCAAGAGCACCTTCAACAACACGATCGTGTCGATCACCGACCCGACCGGAGCCGTCATCGCCTGGGCCTCGGCCGGCCAGGTGGGCTTCAAGGGCTCGCGCAAGTCCACCCCGTTCGCCGCGCAGATGGCCGCCGAAGCCGCTGCTCGTCGCGCGATGGAGCACGGCATGCGCAAGGTCGACGTGTTCGTGAAGGGCCCGGGTTCCGGTCGCGAGACCGCGATCCGCTCGTTGACCGCGACCGGCCTCGAGGTCGGCTCGATCCAGGACGTGACCCCGGTGCCGCACAACGGTGTCCGTCCTCCCAAGCGCCGCCGCGTCTGA
- the rpsM gene encoding 30S ribosomal protein S13, which produces MARLIGVDLPRDKRVEIALTYIFGVGRTRAQQTLVATGVSPDVRVRDLTDEDLVKLRDHLEASFKLEGDLRREVAADIRRKVEIGSYEGLRHRRGLPVRGQRTKTNARTRKGPKRTVAGKKKAGRK; this is translated from the coding sequence ATGGCACGTCTGATCGGCGTCGACCTCCCGCGCGACAAGCGCGTCGAGATCGCGCTCACCTACATCTTCGGCGTTGGGCGCACCCGCGCCCAGCAGACGCTCGTGGCGACCGGGGTCAGCCCGGACGTGCGCGTGCGCGACCTGACCGACGAAGACCTCGTCAAGCTGCGTGACCACCTCGAGGCGAGCTTCAAGCTCGAGGGCGACCTGCGTCGCGAGGTTGCTGCCGACATCCGCCGCAAGGTCGAGATCGGTAGCTACGAGGGGCTGCGGCACCGCCGTGGCCTGCCGGTGCGCGGACAGCGCACCAAGACCAACGCGCGCACCCGCAAGGGGCCCAAGCGCACGGTGGCCGGCAAGAAGAAGGCCGGCCGCAAGTAG
- the rpmJ gene encoding 50S ribosomal protein L36, protein MKVKPSVKKICDKCKVIRRNGRVMVICENLRHKQRQG, encoded by the coding sequence ATGAAGGTCAAGCCGAGCGTCAAGAAGATCTGCGACAAGTGCAAGGTGATCCGCCGCAACGGCCGGGTCATGGTGATCTGCGAGAACCTGCGCCACAAGCAGCGCCAGGGCTGA
- the infA gene encoding translation initiation factor IF-1: MAKKDGVIEIEGTIVEALPNAMFRVELSNGHKVLAHISGKMRQHYIRILPEDRVVVELSPYDLTRGRIVFRYR; this comes from the coding sequence ATGGCGAAGAAGGACGGTGTCATCGAGATCGAAGGCACGATCGTCGAGGCTCTGCCGAACGCGATGTTCCGCGTCGAGCTGAGCAACGGCCACAAGGTGCTGGCGCACATCTCAGGAAAGATGCGTCAGCACTACATCCGGATCCTCCCCGAGGACCGCGTGGTCGTCGAGCTCAGCCCGTACGACCTCACCCGTGGCCGGATCGTCTTCCGGTACCGCTGA
- a CDS encoding sulfite exporter TauE/SafE family protein: MLSSISPLGERARGARWGLTVTAYLVGSLVGGAVAGTLAAALGSALPASWRDSVAAAVLVAIGVLVGLALDLRARGHGLPSWKRQVDEAWLTRYRGWVYGLGFGLQLGAGVMTIVTSSTVYAVLLLAAWSGQLWVGLLLGLVFGVARGLPILALHGVHSPGDLHRFFARLDRWARPVDRLARGALVLTATVVVASGWS; this comes from the coding sequence ATGCTGTCCAGCATCAGCCCGCTCGGTGAGCGGGCCCGTGGTGCCCGGTGGGGACTGACCGTCACCGCCTACCTCGTCGGGTCGTTGGTCGGCGGTGCGGTCGCCGGGACGCTGGCCGCTGCCCTGGGCAGCGCGCTGCCGGCGTCCTGGCGTGACTCGGTGGCCGCCGCGGTGCTCGTGGCGATCGGGGTGCTGGTCGGCCTGGCCCTGGATCTGCGGGCCCGCGGGCACGGCCTGCCGTCCTGGAAGCGCCAGGTCGACGAGGCGTGGCTGACCCGCTACCGCGGCTGGGTCTACGGCCTGGGCTTCGGTCTGCAGCTCGGTGCCGGGGTGATGACGATCGTCACCAGCTCGACGGTGTACGCGGTGCTGCTGCTGGCGGCGTGGTCGGGACAGCTGTGGGTGGGGCTCCTGCTCGGCCTGGTCTTCGGGGTGGCCCGCGGGTTGCCGATCCTGGCGCTGCACGGCGTGCACTCGCCCGGTGACCTGCACCGGTTCTTCGCCCGGCTCGACCGCTGGGCCCGACCGGTGGACCGGCTGGCGCGGGGCGCGCTGGTGCTGACCGCGACCGTCGTGGTCGCCTCGGGATGGAGCTGA
- a CDS encoding MauE/DoxX family redox-associated membrane protein → MGNIAVCAYLAAAVLLVLAGLPKLRDPLPLVRAVRSVGLPAGRTPVRAAAAAEVLGGVLALVRPGRLTAVLVAVAYLVFTGFVALALSRGGVLGSCGCFGRPDTPPTRAHLVVTGLLAASGVAVALDPPAGTWWAAATDDPALAVAVLGFAVLLTWLSYLVIAVLPTVTPSAVRSATAPQRG, encoded by the coding sequence ATGGGGAACATCGCCGTCTGCGCCTACCTGGCGGCCGCCGTGCTGCTGGTCCTGGCCGGCCTCCCCAAGCTGCGTGATCCACTGCCGCTCGTCCGGGCGGTCCGCTCCGTCGGACTGCCGGCCGGGCGCACGCCGGTCCGCGCCGCGGCCGCCGCGGAGGTGCTCGGGGGCGTCCTGGCCCTGGTGCGCCCCGGCCGGCTGACCGCCGTCCTGGTCGCGGTCGCCTACCTCGTGTTCACCGGTTTCGTCGCCCTGGCCCTGTCCCGCGGCGGGGTCCTCGGTTCCTGTGGCTGCTTCGGCCGCCCGGACACCCCACCCACCCGAGCGCATCTCGTGGTCACCGGCCTGCTGGCGGCGTCCGGCGTCGCGGTGGCGCTCGACCCGCCCGCGGGCACCTGGTGGGCGGCCGCGACGGACGACCCGGCGCTGGCCGTCGCCGTCCTCGGCTTCGCCGTCCTGCTCACCTGGCTGAGCTACCTGGTCATCGCCGTCCTGCCCACCGTCACCCCGAGCGCGGTGCGCTCGGCCACCGCCCCGCAGAGAGGTTGA